One Watersipora subatra chromosome 4, tzWatSuba1.1, whole genome shotgun sequence genomic window carries:
- the LOC137393086 gene encoding neurogenic protein big brain-like, which translates to MAHIDGSYEKNPPPPAYNQQGDNSGMNLQPMDTHPNAAPQQPSHHGYGQPSPAQPTNAGYQQPAQPAWQPQQQQQQQQSVVNNTVVVGQPAAPVVIVQNVRGSDCLGCSIFNMLCCNPIFGLIAVIFSCMAKDAYDRGDNEHGRSHYNVARIMNILGPITTWALVIFLIVYFVAIIGSVLG; encoded by the exons ATGG CTCATATAGATGGAAGCTATGAGAAGAACCCACCTCCTCCAGCTTACAATCAGCAGGGGGATAATTCAGGCATGAATCTACAGCCAATGGATACGCACCCTAATGCTGCTCCACAGCAACCCAGCCATCATGGCTATGGGCAACCAAGCCCGGCGCAACCGACGAATGCTGGATATCAGCAACCTGCACAACCTGCTTGGCAACCTCAACAGCAACAGCAACAGCAACAATCAGTGGTAAACAATACCGTTGTTGTCGGGCAACCTGCCGCCCCTGTCGTAATTG TGCAGAATGTGAGGGGCAGTGATTGCCTTGGTTGCTCTATATTCAACATGCTTTGTTGTAACCCAATCTTTGGACTCATAGCAGTCATCTTCTCCTGCATGGCTAAAGATGCCTATGACAGAG GAGACAATGAACATGGCCGCTCTCACTACAATGTTGCCAGAATTATGAATATCCTTGGACCCATCACTACCTGGGCATTAGTCATTTTCCTTATAGTTTATTTTGTTGCTATCATTGGATCTGTCTTAGGATAG